One region of Polynucleobacter sp. SHI8 genomic DNA includes:
- a CDS encoding universal stress protein — MFKHILAPVSGDDLTKLELKKIIRLAKIDGAKITLVYVSDPLGPYMYSDMVNEVVISEKAHQKACNDFAKHLFTKSKALIPEDLEVGSIHVFHPNIADGVIDAAEQVKADVIMMASHKRKGIKGFFLRGEAHEVILHSKIPVLILNA, encoded by the coding sequence ATGTTTAAACATATTTTAGCCCCAGTCAGCGGGGACGACTTAACCAAATTAGAACTCAAAAAAATTATTCGCCTAGCGAAGATCGATGGTGCGAAGATTACTTTAGTTTACGTATCTGACCCACTAGGACCGTATATGTATTCAGATATGGTCAATGAAGTAGTCATAAGTGAAAAAGCGCATCAAAAAGCATGTAATGATTTTGCAAAGCACCTCTTTACCAAATCAAAAGCATTGATTCCGGAAGATTTAGAGGTTGGTAGCATTCATGTATTTCATCCGAATATTGCAGATGGTGTAATTGATGCGGCTGAACAAGTAAAAGCAGATGTGATTATGATGGCTTCCCACAAAAGAAAAGGTATTAAAGGATTCTTTTTAAGGGGTGAGGCACATGAGGTTATCTTGCATAGCAAAATACCCGTCTTGATTTTGAATGCCTAA
- a CDS encoding cyclic nucleotide-binding domain-containing protein: MNPLQQAAKCSTCVIGKFCLPLGLSKDEAEQIDILVNQKLRIKKGEYLYRQGDPFVSIYSIRFGSMKTELLLQDGRSQIIGFHLPGEILGLDGIGNNHYQSEAIALEECEVCIIHFTEFEILCQKIPSLQRHLYQILSREITQDHRHLLTLGSLNAEEKLAYLFIYLSERLVKRGLSAIDFNLAMGREEIGDYLGLTIETVSRILSKFSQAGIIEIKNKHLQILNIKELYRLAGSELTQPVRQ, translated from the coding sequence CAACAAGCAGCAAAATGCTCTACTTGTGTCATTGGAAAGTTTTGCCTCCCTCTCGGTCTATCAAAAGACGAAGCTGAGCAAATTGATATTTTAGTTAATCAAAAATTAAGAATCAAAAAAGGCGAATACTTATACCGTCAAGGTGATCCTTTTGTTTCTATATATAGTATTCGTTTTGGCTCCATGAAAACAGAACTTCTCTTACAAGATGGTAGAAGCCAAATTATAGGTTTTCATTTGCCAGGGGAAATATTAGGACTCGATGGCATCGGCAATAATCACTATCAGTCAGAGGCCATCGCTCTAGAAGAATGTGAAGTATGTATTATTCATTTCACAGAATTTGAAATTTTGTGTCAAAAAATACCTTCTTTACAACGACACCTCTATCAAATTTTGAGTCGTGAAATCACACAAGACCATCGTCATTTACTGACTTTAGGTAGTTTGAATGCCGAAGAAAAGTTGGCTTATTTATTTATTTATTTATCAGAACGACTTGTGAAACGTGGTCTATCTGCAATTGATTTTAATTTAGCGATGGGTCGTGAAGAAATCGGCGACTACCTAGGTCTTACGATAGAAACAGTTAGCCGCATCTTATCTAAGTTTTCTCAAGCAGGTATTATTGAAATTAAAAATAAACATTTACAAATTCTCAACATTAAAGAATTGTATCGATTGGCTGGATCTGAATTAACCCAGCCAGTACGACAGTAA